In Citrus sinensis cultivar Valencia sweet orange chromosome 2, DVS_A1.0, whole genome shotgun sequence, a single genomic region encodes these proteins:
- the LOC102626944 gene encoding cationic amino acid transporter 1 translates to MVTGNGSGIKKRGCACTKQDFLPEESFQSWGNYVKALASTRARLKDRLLTRSNDNLELHQMRARSEHEMKKNLNWWDLIWFGIGAVMGAGIFVLTGEAARNFAGPAVIISYLISGISALLSVLCYTEFSVELPVAGGSFAYLRVELGDFVAYIAAGNILFEYVVSGASVARSWTSYFATLCNHDPGSFRIHVSSVAEDYSHLDPIAVIVSFFVCVGACLSMKGSSRFNSVATIVHIVILIFILITGLTQANTANYAIFAPNGVRGILKASAVLFFAYVGFDGVATLGEEVKNPGRDIPIGLIGSMVITITVYCVLSATLCLMQPYSQIDVDAPFTLAFQAVGMNWAKYIVALGALKGMTTVLLANVIGQARYFTHIGRTHMAPPFLAAINGKTGTPVNATVVMSLANSVVAFFTSLDVLANLLSISTLFIFSLVALALLVRRYYVAGETSECDQKKLIVFLALIISSSIASSAYWATSDNGWIGYIVTVPVWFLATMGLQLTVKEARKPKMWGVPLLPWLPSACIAVNVFVMGSVDGQSFVRFMIWTFLLLVYYLFVALHASYDAAKETDRAAEASNMEAVVTN, encoded by the coding sequence ATGGTGACTGGCAATGGCAGTGGAATCAAGAAGAGAGGATGTGCATGCACAAAACAAGATTTTTTACCTGAAGAGTCATTTCAGAGCTGGGGAAATTATGTCAAGGCCCTGGCCAGCACAAGGGCAAGACTGAAAGACCGGCTGCTAACACGCTCTAATGATAATCTTGAGCTGCATCAAATGCGGGCTCGTAGTGAGcatgaaatgaagaaaaatcttaattgGTGGGACCTCATTTGGTTCGGAATCGGCGCTGTAATGGGTGCCGGAATCTTTGTCCTCACCGGTGAAGCAGCGAGGAATTTTGCTGGCCCAGCTGTCATTATATCTTATCTTATTTCAGGTATTTCTGCACTGCTGTCAGTCTTGTGTTACACTGAATTTTCTGTTGAGTTGCCGGTAGCCGGAGGCTCCTTTGCTTATCTGAGAGTTGAGCTTGGAGATTTCGTAGCTTATATTGCAGCTGGAAACATTCTTTTTGAGTATGTTGTTTCCGGGGCTAGTGTTGCGAGGTCTTGGACTTCTTATTTTGCTACATTGTGCAATCATGATCCCGGCAGTTTTCGGATACATGTATCATCTGTTGCTGAAGACTACAGCCATTTAGACCCAATTGCTGTTATTGTATCATTCTTTGTTTGCGTCGGCGCATGTCTGAGCATGAAAGGATCATCAAGATTCAATTCTGTTGCTACCATTGTacatattgtaattttgattttcatccTCATTACTGGTCTTACTCAAGCTAATACCGCAAATTATGCAATCTTTGCTCCAAATGGTGTCCGCGGAATCCTGAAAGCTTCGGCTGTGCTCTTCTTTGCTTATGTTGGATTTGACGGGGTTGCAACTTTAGGGGAGGAAGTTAAAAACCCTGGAAGAGATATACCCATTGGATTAATTGGCTCGATGGTGATCACTATCACCGTTTATTGTGTTCTTTCAGCAACTCTCTGTTTGATGCAGCCTTATTCTCAGATTGATGTTGATGCACCGTTTACATTAGCATTCCAAGCTGTAGGTATGAACTGGGCAAAGTACATTGTTGCATTGGGTGCATTGAAGGGTATGACCACCGTCTTGCTGGCTAATGTCATCGGCCAAGCTCGGTATTTCACTCACATCGGCCGCACCCACATGGCGCCGCCCTTTCTTGCTGCCATCAATGGGAAAACGGGGACACCAGTGAACGCCACGGTTGTCATGTCTCTTGCAAACTCCGTTGTGGCATTCTTCACAAGCCTTGATGTTTTGGCTAACCTTCTTTCAATATCAACCTTGTTCATCTTTTCACTTGTTGCTCTTGCTTTACTAGTAAGGAGATACTACGTCGCCGGCGAGACTTCGGAATGCGACCAAAAGAAGCTCATTGTTTTCTTGGCATTGATCATATCGTCCTCTATTGCTTCATCTGCTTATTGGGCGACTAGCGATAATGGATGGATTGGCTACATAGTGACTGTTCCAGTTTGGTTTCTTGCAACAATGGGGCTGCAATTGACCGTGAAGGAAGCAAGAAAGCCTAAGATGTGGGGAGTACCATTGCTTCCTTGGCTGCCATCTGCTTGCATTGCTGTTAATGTTTTCGTCATGGGTTCAGTCGATGGCCAATCGTTTGTCAGATTCATGATATGGACATTTCTCCTGCTCGTTTACTATCTTTTTGTAGCACTTCATGCTTCATACGATGCAGCAAAGGAAACTGACAGAGCAGCTGAGGCTTCAAACATGGAGGCAGTGGTTACCAATTAG
- the LOC102626651 gene encoding cationic amino acid transporter 1 — MGVNDGDEGLRRRGCSCTKNDFLPEESFRSWGNYVQALKATPLRLKDRVLTRSLDTTEIHEIKARSEHEMKKTLTWWDLIWFGIGAVIGAGIFVLTGQEARQEAGPAVVLSFVVSGLSAMLSVFCYTEFAVEIPVAGGSFAYLRVELGDFVAFVAAGNILLEYVIGGAAVARSWTSYFATLCNKQPEDFRIIVHSMPEDYGQLDPIAVGVSAVICILAVVSTKGSSRFNYIASIIHVIVILFIIIGGFANADTKNYKAFAPFGTRGVFKASAVLFFAYIGFDAVSTMAEETKNPAKDIPIGLVGSMAVTTLAYCLLAIALCLMQPYYAINVDAPFSVAFEAVGWDWAKYVVAFGALKGMTTVLLVSAVGQARYLTHIARTHMMPPWLAQVHGKTGTPVNATIVMLTATAIIAFFTKLNVLSNLLSISTLFIFMLVAVALLVRRYYVSGVTTTANQVKLIVCILLILISSIATAAYWGLSKHGWIGYCITVPIWFLGTLYLAVFVPQARAPKLWGVPLVPWLPSASIAINIFLLGSIDRASFARFGVWTVILLLYYIFFGLHASYDTAKASGENDRAAGGTWKQMEEGGAISSATDPNNTSANPGA, encoded by the exons ATGGGAGTAAACGACGGAGACGAAGGGCTTAGAAGACGAGGATGTTCGTGCACGAAGAACGATTTTCTTCCGGAGGAATCATTTCGGAGTTGGGGCAACTACGTCCAAGCTCTGAAGGCGACACCGCTCCGGCTCAAGGATCGGGTCCTGACCCGATCTCTTGACACCACCGAGATTCATGAGATCAAGGCAAGGAGTGAACATGAGATGAAGAAGACTCTCACGTGGTGGGACCTTATTTGGTTCGGAATCGGCGCCGTTATTGGCGCCGGTATTTTCGTCCTCACCGGTCAGGAGGCACGTCAGGAAGCCGGCCCCGCCGTCGTTCTATCGTTCGTCGTTTCCGGTCTTTCGGCTATGCTTTCTGTGTTTTGTTACACCGAGTTTGCCGTCGAGATTCCCGTTGCAg GTGGTTCATTTGCCTACTTAAGAGTAGAGCTAGGAGACTTCGTCGCCTTCGTTGCCGCCGGCAACATCCTCCTCGAGTATGTCATCGGCGGCGCCGCCGTTGCCCGATCCTGGACTTCCTACTTCGCCACCCTCTGCAACAAGCAACCGGAGGACTTCCGCATAATCGTCCATAGCATGCCAGAGGATTACGGCCAATTAGACCCCATAGCTGTTGGTGTCTCAGCTGTCATTTGCATCCTCGCTGTGGTGAGCACAAAGGGCTCTTCGCGCTTCAACTACATCGCCTCCATCATCCACGTCATCGTCattctcttcatcatcatagGCGGTTTCGCTAATGCGGACACCAAAAACTACAAGGCATTTGCTCCTTTTGGCACCCGTGGGGTTTTCAAAGCCTCAGCTGTGCTTTTCTTCGCTTATATTGGTTTCGATGCTGTTTCAACAATGGCTGAAGAGACCAAGAATCCAGCTAAAGATATCCCAATTGGACTCGTTGGTTCCATGGCGGTCACAACTCTGGCGTATTGCTTGCTTGCCATAGCTTTATGTCTTATGCAGCCTTATTACGCAATTAATGTTGatgctccattttctgtagCATTTGAAGCTGTAGGCTGGGATTGGGCTAAATACGTGGTTGCATTCGGAGCGTTGAAAGGCATGACAACAGTTTTACTAGTTTCAGCCGTTGGTCAGGCTCGGTACTTGACACACATTGCCCGAACCCACATGATGCCGCCATGGTTAGCCCAGGTTCACGGGAAGACCGGGACCCCAGTTAATGCAACAATTGTTATGCTTACGGCCACTGCAATTATTGCCTTCTTCACCAAGCTCAATGTATTATCAAACCTTTTGTCAATCTCCACATTGTTTATCTTCATGCTTGTGGCTGTTGCTCTTCTTGTACGCCGCTACTATGTCAGTGGGGTAACAACAACAGCAAATCAAGTCAAGCTCATTGTATGCATTTTGCTGATTCTGATTTCTTCAATTGCCACTGCTGCTTATTGGGGTCTAAGTAAACATGGATGGATTGGTTATTGCATCACGGTGCCAATTTGGTTCTTGGGTACTCTTTATCTTGCCGTTTTTGTTCCACAAGCTAGGGCTCCAAAGCTGTGGGGTGTCCCATTGGTACCGTGGTTGCCATCTGCTTCCATTGCTATCAATATTTTCTTGCTTGGCTCAATCGATAGAGCATCATTTGCAAGGTTTGGAGTCTGGACTGTAATCTTATTGCTTTACTATATCTTCTTCGGATTGCATGCTTCTTACGACACAGCAAAGGCGTCCGGAGAGAATGATAGGGCTGCTGGAGGCACCTGGAAGCAGATGGAAGAGGGTGGTGCTATCTCTTCCGCGACGGATCCTAATAATACTTCTGCAAATCCTGGTGCTTAG